A window of Pyrobaculum aerophilum str. IM2 contains these coding sequences:
- a CDS encoding ABC transporter substrate-binding protein, producing MASKTLYIGIIVAVVIIAIAAALLSMGGGQQTPTQSPTTPRPTQSPTSPTATPTQTPTQTSPTPTKKTVYIGAALPLTGGSQSYGIGVKNAVELAVEDANKMCPNIKFELLVEDTGTNPQQALQKVQTLYAKGARLIVGPMTSGEVSAVKSFADQNKIIIFSPSSTSPLLGIPGDWVYRIVPTDFAQAAAIADLLKTLGVKRAVIIYRNDAWGVGLRNAITNESNKLGINIVASQGYDPDPKAFPTAVPEAIRKLSGALGQPGSDAAIIFVTFEDDGIAAIQAAASDPVLSKVRWIGTDGIAYSDALIKQVGKEMAAAKMLGTIAAPDPNDPKYQEFKQRYKAKYGKDPVAYDPYGYDAAMMLMQIACQLGTDDSDKVKATLEQWGRQGTYQGVTGKVYLDEAGDRAYPNYVIWGVALEGGQPKYVDAAYYYGTDRKITIFDQGKQFFQ from the coding sequence ATGGCCTCAAAAACTCTATATATAGGAATAATAGTAGCGGTAGTAATTATAGCAATAGCGGCGGCTTTGTTGTCAATGGGCGGGGGGCAACAGACGCCAACGCAATCCCCAACCACTCCAAGGCCTACACAGTCCCCCACGTCTCCGACCGCCACTCCCACTCAGACGCCCACACAGACGAGCCCAACTCCAACTAAAAAGACTGTTTACATAGGAGCCGCGTTGCCTTTAACAGGCGGTTCACAATCATATGGTATTGGCGTAAAAAACGCAGTTGAACTCGCCGTTGAGGACGCAAATAAAATGTGTCCCAATATTAAATTTGAACTACTCGTAGAAGACACTGGTACAAATCCGCAACAAGCTTTACAAAAAGTGCAGACGCTGTATGCAAAGGGGGCTAGGCTAATAGTTGGGCCTATGACCAGCGGAGAAGTAAGCGCCGTCAAATCCTTTGCCGATCAAAACAAGATTATAATCTTCAGCCCATCCTCAACATCGCCTCTACTCGGCATTCCAGGGGATTGGGTCTACAGAATTGTCCCAACGGATTTCGCCCAGGCAGCCGCCATTGCGGATCTCCTAAAGACTCTAGGCGTTAAGAGGGCTGTAATTATTTACAGAAATGACGCGTGGGGCGTCGGCCTCAGAAACGCAATAACAAACGAGAGTAATAAACTAGGCATAAACATCGTGGCATCACAGGGCTATGACCCAGATCCCAAGGCGTTCCCCACAGCTGTGCCAGAGGCAATAAGAAAGCTATCGGGCGCATTAGGCCAGCCTGGATCTGACGCGGCAATTATCTTTGTTACCTTTGAAGACGACGGTATAGCGGCTATTCAAGCCGCCGCGTCAGACCCAGTGCTGAGCAAGGTGAGGTGGATAGGTACGGACGGAATAGCGTATAGCGATGCGTTAATAAAACAAGTGGGCAAGGAGATGGCCGCCGCAAAAATGCTCGGAACAATAGCGGCGCCTGACCCTAACGATCCCAAGTACCAAGAATTTAAACAGAGGTATAAGGCTAAATACGGCAAAGACCCCGTGGCGTATGATCCATACGGCTATGACGCCGCTATGATGTTAATGCAAATAGCATGTCAACTGGGCACAGACGACTCCGACAAGGTAAAGGCGACGTTAGAGCAGTGGGGTCGCCAAGGCACTTACCAGGGCGTTACTGGAAAGGTTTATCTAGACGAGGCAGGGGACAGGGCGTATCCCAATTACGTCATATGGGGAGTTGCGCTTGAGGGAGGACAGCCTAAGTACGTAGACGCCGCGTATTACTACGGCACAGACAGGAAAATCACAATATTCGACCAAGGCAAACAATTCTTCCAATAA
- a CDS encoding ABC transporter ATP-binding protein, translated as MASILTVQGVVKQFGAFRALDGVDVVVERGKVTLIIGPNGSGKTTLVNVITGVYKPEAGKIYYAKKEEKPIDITGWPPHKIFEAGIVRTFQIPQIFQKLTVLENLLAVARGQRGEGVISALFKNWVREEEQLAKKAFQILKAVRLVDKWDMPAYLLSAGEMKLLELARALMAGADLIILDEPIAGVPIDQAHEVFKIVRNINQQHGITFMVIEHRIDIAFKYVDYVYAMASGRVIAKGLPDEVANDPKVKEVYIGG; from the coding sequence ATGGCATCTATTCTTACAGTACAGGGAGTTGTAAAACAGTTTGGCGCATTTAGAGCATTAGACGGCGTTGACGTAGTAGTTGAAAGGGGTAAGGTCACTTTAATAATTGGTCCAAACGGCTCGGGGAAGACTACGCTAGTAAATGTAATTACTGGCGTATATAAACCAGAGGCAGGTAAAATATACTACGCAAAAAAAGAGGAAAAGCCTATTGATATAACTGGCTGGCCTCCTCACAAAATATTCGAGGCAGGCATAGTAAGGACTTTTCAAATACCACAAATATTCCAGAAGCTTACAGTCTTGGAAAATCTCCTAGCTGTCGCCAGGGGGCAGAGGGGAGAGGGCGTGATCTCGGCCCTATTTAAAAATTGGGTAAGAGAGGAGGAGCAATTGGCTAAAAAAGCCTTTCAAATTTTAAAGGCCGTTAGGCTTGTGGACAAGTGGGATATGCCCGCCTATTTGTTGTCCGCCGGTGAGATGAAGCTTTTAGAGCTTGCAAGAGCGCTTATGGCCGGGGCTGACTTGATTATTCTCGACGAGCCAATAGCCGGCGTGCCCATTGATCAAGCCCACGAAGTGTTTAAAATCGTGAGGAACATCAACCAACAACACGGCATTACATTCATGGTAATAGAACACAGAATTGACATCGCCTTTAAATACGTTGACTACGTATACGCCATGGCCAGCGGCAGAGTCATCGCCAAAGGTCTGCCGGACGAAGTTGCAAATGATCCAAAGGTGAAAGAGGTGTATATCGGAGGGTAA